Proteins from a genomic interval of Hornefia porci:
- a CDS encoding basic amino acid/polyamine antiporter translates to MEQEEKKLGVVKLTFFAIGTTLATGVFSISGDFAAAGAHAGAVLIGWGICLVGMLGLAMTFYKLSVVRPDLTSGISNYAREGFGQYIGFISAWGYWISAVLAQVTFVALLFAALGNFFAVFGEGNNLASAAVASIFIWALTWLVYRGVNAAVGLNMFVVIVKMIPIIFAILAIILAGAFKWENFTANFWGASDSGSLFAQIKSTVQITVWTFVGIEGAVVLSGRGRTTKAAGQATIYSFLSLIALYILISVLSMGAVPFDVLAKLSNPPLAGVMEYVVGPWGGALVNIAVIMSLIGAMLPYVILCTDSSYEPAKQGIFPRFLTKMSRHNTPVWSIVGTSLVVQLFIVIMYFNSSTYQILYALSASTIMFPYVFSACFYLKLCCRGEGLEPGNKNRFGMWLTAVIGTVYGFWLLYGSGWQYILITSTLYFPGTILFCISKRERNRKIFETKTDWAAFLLVGVLFVISLVCLKTGAIQPF, encoded by the coding sequence ATGGAACAAGAAGAAAAAAAGCTTGGTGTCGTGAAGCTGACGTTTTTCGCCATCGGCACGACTCTGGCGACCGGAGTTTTCAGTATTTCCGGGGACTTTGCCGCAGCGGGCGCGCATGCGGGTGCGGTGCTGATCGGATGGGGAATCTGCCTTGTCGGAATGCTGGGCCTGGCGATGACCTTTTATAAACTGAGTGTCGTGCGGCCGGACCTGACAAGCGGAATATCCAACTACGCGAGAGAAGGATTCGGGCAGTATATCGGCTTCATCTCCGCGTGGGGCTACTGGATCAGCGCGGTGCTGGCACAGGTAACCTTTGTGGCGCTGCTGTTCGCCGCACTGGGGAATTTCTTCGCGGTCTTCGGAGAAGGGAATAATCTGGCGTCCGCCGCAGTCGCCTCCATCTTCATCTGGGCGCTGACCTGGCTCGTGTACCGCGGCGTGAATGCGGCGGTGGGACTGAACATGTTCGTCGTCATCGTCAAGATGATCCCGATTATTTTCGCGATTCTGGCGATCATCCTTGCAGGTGCGTTCAAATGGGAGAACTTCACGGCGAACTTCTGGGGCGCTTCGGACAGCGGTTCTTTGTTCGCACAGATTAAATCCACGGTACAGATTACCGTATGGACCTTTGTCGGCATTGAAGGCGCGGTGGTTCTCTCCGGCCGCGGCAGAACGACGAAAGCCGCAGGACAGGCCACAATCTACTCGTTCCTGTCGCTGATCGCGCTGTACATTCTGATTTCCGTTCTCAGCATGGGCGCGGTTCCCTTCGACGTACTGGCGAAGCTGAGCAATCCTCCTCTGGCCGGCGTTATGGAATATGTGGTCGGTCCCTGGGGCGGCGCGCTGGTCAACATCGCGGTCATCATGTCCCTGATCGGAGCCATGCTCCCGTACGTGATTCTTTGTACAGACAGCTCCTACGAACCTGCGAAGCAGGGAATCTTCCCGCGGTTTCTGACAAAGATGAGCCGGCACAACACGCCGGTCTGGTCGATTGTGGGCACGTCGCTGGTGGTTCAGCTGTTTATCGTCATCATGTATTTCAACAGCAGCACCTATCAGATTCTGTATGCGCTGTCCGCCAGCACGATTATGTTTCCGTATGTCTTTTCCGCCTGCTTTTACCTCAAGCTCTGCTGCAGAGGCGAGGGGCTGGAGCCGGGGAACAAAAACAGATTCGGTATGTGGCTGACCGCCGTCATCGGCACCGTTTACGGGTTCTGGCTGCTGTACGGGAGCGGCTGGCAGTACATCCTGATTACCAGCACACTGTATTTCCCGGGCACGATTCTGTTCTGCATAAGCAAGAGGGAACGGAATCGGAAGATTTTTGAAACAAAGACAGACTGGGCGGCGTTCCTTCTGGTCGGAGTTCTGTTCGTCATCTCGCTGGTGTGCCTGAAGACCGGCGCGATTCAGCCGTTCTGA
- a CDS encoding dimethylarginine dimethylaminohydrolase family protein, whose translation MSRENEEVMMFTKAITRKPCRALIDGITTAMYDDATPVYEKAVEEHDTYVATLKELGLEVEELDADERYPDSCFVEDPAVVMERCAIITNPARDSRNGEKDEILPVIKKFYSDDQIFFIEAPGTMEGGDVMRVGDHFYIGQSERTNAEAAKQFNDIVTKFGYTSSTVPVTEGLHLKDFVIYLENNNMLVSPVMNEQPAFKDFNRYVVEPDELYAINSLYINGTVIVPEGYPKTQKYIEELGYPVKLVDTSEFRKIDGSLTCLSLRF comes from the coding sequence ATGAGTAGAGAAAACGAGGAGGTTATGATGTTTACTAAAGCGATTACAAGGAAGCCGTGCCGTGCGCTGATCGATGGAATCACGACGGCAATGTATGACGATGCGACGCCGGTTTATGAAAAGGCTGTCGAGGAGCATGACACTTATGTCGCCACACTGAAGGAACTCGGACTCGAGGTTGAGGAACTGGACGCGGATGAGAGATACCCGGATTCCTGTTTCGTGGAGGATCCGGCGGTGGTTATGGAGCGCTGCGCCATCATCACCAATCCGGCGAGAGATTCCAGGAACGGTGAGAAGGATGAGATTCTGCCGGTGATTAAAAAGTTCTACAGCGATGATCAGATTTTCTTCATCGAGGCGCCGGGAACAATGGAAGGCGGAGATGTGATGAGAGTCGGCGATCATTTCTATATCGGGCAGTCTGAGCGCACTAACGCGGAAGCGGCGAAACAGTTCAACGACATCGTGACAAAATTCGGCTACACATCCTCCACGGTTCCCGTGACAGAGGGGCTGCATCTGAAGGATTTCGTGATTTATCTTGAGAACAATAACATGCTGGTGAGTCCGGTCATGAACGAGCAACCGGCATTCAAAGACTTCAACCGCTATGTGGTGGAGCCGGATGAGCTCTATGCCATTAACAGCCTGTACATCAACGGAACCGTCATCGTACCGGAGGGATATCCCAAGACACAGAAGTATATTGAAGAGCTGGGCTATCCCGTGAAACTGGTAGACACCAGTGAGTTCCGGAAAATTGACGGCAGTCTGACCTGCCTTTCTCTGCGGTTTTAA
- a CDS encoding LysR family transcriptional regulator, protein MNITQYEALVRAVESGTMTEAARELGYSQSGLTRALNSLEQEWGVKLLLRGRSGVRLTAEGQLLMPLIRTVMNDQLRLNERIDEITGLREGLIRVGTFNSVSAQWLPGIIKQFRKEYPGIRFELLHGTDEQINAWILDGRVDVGFIAYPGAPELDSDFLYRDPIVSIFADSDPHAKLSTFPIAELPRLPYIALYEGVEDEITAILAQNRIQPDTKFMESDDHAVIAMVEQGLGTSLMSMMMLQGFDRRITAVPLDPPGHRDLGVACRGRQYLSAAARKFYDCICDWVRNEYAARTVR, encoded by the coding sequence ATGAATATTACGCAGTACGAAGCGCTGGTTCGGGCTGTAGAAAGCGGCACCATGACCGAAGCCGCTCGCGAGCTGGGCTACTCCCAGTCCGGTCTCACGCGTGCGCTTAATTCTCTGGAGCAGGAATGGGGTGTAAAGCTTCTGCTTCGTGGCCGCAGCGGAGTCCGCCTGACCGCGGAGGGACAGCTTCTGATGCCGCTTATTCGAACGGTCATGAACGATCAGCTCCGACTGAATGAACGCATCGACGAAATCACCGGTCTGCGGGAAGGCCTGATTCGCGTCGGCACCTTCAACAGTGTCTCCGCGCAGTGGCTCCCCGGCATCATCAAGCAGTTCCGCAAAGAATATCCCGGCATACGGTTTGAACTGCTTCACGGCACTGACGAGCAAATCAACGCCTGGATCCTCGACGGGCGGGTGGATGTCGGATTTATCGCCTATCCGGGCGCACCGGAACTGGATTCTGATTTTTTATATCGGGACCCCATCGTCAGCATTTTCGCCGACAGCGATCCACATGCAAAGCTGTCCACCTTCCCCATCGCAGAGCTGCCCCGGCTCCCGTACATCGCACTGTACGAGGGCGTGGAGGATGAGATAACCGCCATCCTCGCACAAAACAGAATTCAGCCGGATACAAAATTCATGGAAAGTGACGATCACGCCGTCATCGCCATGGTCGAACAGGGCCTGGGAACAAGCCTGATGTCCATGATGATGCTTCAGGGTTTCGACCGTCGAATCACTGCAGTTCCGCTGGATCCGCCCGGCCACCGGGACCTGGGCGTCGCTTGCCGCGGCCGACAGTACCTTTCCGCCGCGGCCCGAAAATTCTACGACTGCATCTGCGACTGGGTCAGAAACGAATATGCGGCGCGGACGGTGAGGTAG
- a CDS encoding 4Fe-4S dicluster domain-containing protein, with amino-acid sequence MNADVNIIQIKHEVWREVARLAFEGVLEEKYEYLPEQLCPGPLPEHRCCVYREREITRQRVRTAMGKAPEENDNGNIVQVIDPACADCPISSYLVTDNCQNCVGKSCVEACRFDAVIPGKNFTEIDRYKCKECGMCARACPYNAIVHIRRPCKSACPVDALTYDEYGLAKIDTDRCIQCGQCVHNCPFAAITGKSSIVQVIEAIKSKRSVYVLLAPAMEGQYGKEITIASWRKAAKHLGFDNLFEVGLGADLTTASEAEEWREALKTGELKTTSCCPAFVNYIRKFYPELAGAISTTVSPMCQLSRMIKAREPYAVTVFVGPCMAKKAEVQYENIPGNADYALTFNEFEAMMLAKDVHFEAREDEYQQSSIYGKRYASAGGVADACEEYLREQGFDGELRIARVSGHRELKKTLELAKLGKLDAQFIEGMFCDGGCFNGPCGYDSGPKAKRAREALLSASDERTISSNIENIDRSAFDSHR; translated from the coding sequence ATGAACGCTGACGTTAATATTATTCAGATCAAACACGAGGTGTGGCGTGAAGTCGCACGGCTGGCTTTTGAGGGTGTGCTGGAGGAGAAGTATGAGTATCTGCCGGAGCAGCTTTGTCCGGGGCCGCTTCCGGAGCACCGGTGCTGTGTTTACCGGGAGAGGGAAATTACGCGGCAGAGGGTTCGGACGGCGATGGGCAAGGCGCCGGAGGAGAATGACAACGGCAACATCGTTCAGGTCATCGACCCTGCCTGCGCGGACTGCCCGATTTCCAGTTATCTGGTGACTGACAACTGCCAGAACTGCGTAGGGAAATCCTGCGTGGAGGCGTGCCGGTTCGACGCGGTGATTCCGGGGAAGAATTTTACTGAAATCGACCGCTACAAATGCAAGGAATGCGGAATGTGTGCGCGGGCATGTCCGTATAATGCCATCGTCCATATCCGCCGGCCGTGTAAATCCGCATGCCCTGTGGATGCTTTGACCTATGACGAGTACGGCCTGGCCAAAATTGATACTGACAGATGCATCCAGTGCGGCCAATGTGTGCATAACTGCCCTTTCGCGGCCATCACCGGGAAGAGCTCCATCGTACAGGTTATCGAAGCCATCAAATCCAAGCGTTCGGTATACGTGCTGCTGGCGCCCGCGATGGAAGGCCAGTACGGGAAGGAGATCACCATCGCAAGCTGGCGAAAGGCCGCGAAACATCTGGGCTTCGACAACCTTTTCGAGGTCGGGCTGGGTGCGGACCTCACCACGGCTTCAGAGGCGGAGGAATGGAGAGAGGCACTGAAAACAGGCGAACTGAAGACGACGTCCTGCTGCCCTGCTTTTGTTAATTACATACGAAAATTCTATCCGGAGCTGGCGGGCGCTATCTCCACGACGGTCAGCCCCATGTGCCAGCTGTCCCGCATGATCAAGGCCAGAGAGCCCTACGCCGTCACGGTCTTTGTAGGCCCCTGCATGGCGAAGAAAGCAGAGGTTCAGTACGAGAACATACCGGGAAATGCGGATTATGCTTTGACCTTCAATGAATTCGAGGCGATGATGCTGGCGAAGGACGTGCATTTCGAAGCGCGGGAGGATGAGTATCAACAAAGCAGCATCTACGGAAAGCGCTATGCCTCTGCGGGAGGCGTTGCCGACGCCTGTGAGGAGTATCTGCGAGAGCAGGGCTTCGACGGTGAACTGCGTATCGCGCGTGTAAGCGGACACCGGGAGCTGAAGAAAACACTGGAGCTGGCGAAGCTTGGTAAGCTGGACGCTCAGTTCATCGAAGGGATGTTCTGCGACGGCGGATGCTTCAACGGCCCATGCGGCTATGATTCCGGACCTAAGGCAAAGCGGGCGAGAGAGGCTCTGCTGTCGGCCAGTGACGAACGCACGATTTCCTCGAACATCGAGAACATCGACCGATCTGCTTTCGACAGTCACCGATAG